A portion of the Blautia hansenii DSM 20583 genome contains these proteins:
- a CDS encoding ABC transporter permease, with protein sequence MIENIRLSFQGIWAHKMRSFLTMLGIIIGIASLISIVSTIKGTNEQIKKNLIGEGDNVVDVYLGQGGSEYEMEYQGVPEGVPVITKEQKEKIADLDEVTNVTCYQVRKYADSVFYQNKTMNGGAVFGIDTDYLDTCGYQIIRGRGFSKSDYGKFQKVVLIDETASSNFFEKGEEIGKVIEIKGEPFTVVGVIKKTEEFEPVINSREEYYTYYNESSGMVLVPDSTWPIIYRYDEPQLVSVKATSPESMSAAGKKTAEILNESIVSATGDIKYKARDMMEKAKDLQQISESTNRQLLWIASISLLVGGIGVMNIMLVSVTERTGEIGLKKAIGANKRRILGQFLTEAAVLTSIGGILGVFAGVILSAVIAKMSGAPMVISVPAAVLAVVFSTVIGLIFGLLPSVKAANLSPIEALRRM encoded by the coding sequence ATGATTGAAAATATTAGATTGTCTTTTCAGGGGATTTGGGCACATAAAATGCGTTCCTTTTTGACCATGCTGGGAATTATTATCGGTATCGCATCTTTAATATCTATTGTGTCTACAATCAAAGGAACAAATGAACAGATTAAGAAAAACCTCATTGGCGAAGGAGATAATGTGGTAGATGTTTATCTCGGTCAGGGAGGAAGTGAATATGAGATGGAATATCAGGGTGTGCCGGAGGGTGTGCCTGTGATAACAAAAGAGCAGAAAGAAAAAATAGCAGATTTGGATGAAGTCACGAATGTAACCTGTTATCAGGTGAGAAAATATGCAGACAGTGTATTTTATCAGAATAAAACCATGAATGGCGGCGCTGTGTTTGGGATTGATACAGATTATCTGGATACCTGCGGATATCAGATTATCAGAGGAAGAGGTTTTTCCAAAAGCGATTATGGAAAATTTCAGAAGGTAGTCTTGATTGATGAAACTGCTTCCAGCAACTTTTTTGAAAAGGGAGAGGAAATCGGAAAGGTTATAGAAATCAAAGGAGAACCTTTTACAGTAGTGGGTGTGATAAAAAAGACAGAGGAATTTGAGCCTGTTATTAACAGCAGAGAAGAATATTACACTTATTACAATGAAAGCAGCGGTATGGTTTTAGTACCCGACAGTACATGGCCGATTATTTATCGGTATGATGAACCGCAGCTGGTGTCCGTGAAAGCCACTTCTCCGGAAAGCATGAGTGCGGCAGGGAAAAAAACAGCAGAAATTTTAAATGAAAGCATTGTTTCTGCAACCGGCGATATTAAATATAAAGCCAGAGATATGATGGAAAAGGCAAAAGACTTGCAGCAGATTAGTGAAAGCACCAATCGCCAGCTTTTGTGGATTGCCAGTATTTCTCTCCTTGTAGGCGGCATCGGCGTTATGAATATTATGCTGGTGTCTGTGACAGAAAGAACAGGGGAAATTGGTCTGAAAAAGGCGATAGGGGCAAACAAGAGAAGAATTTTGGGGCAGTTTCTTACAGAGGCAGCCGTGCTTACCAGTATCGGTGGAATTTTAGGTGTTTTTGCAGGCGTTATTTTATCGGCTGTAATTGCCAAAATGTCAGGTGCACCGATGGTAATCAGTGTACCGGCGGCTGTATTGGCAGTTGTTTTTTCAACGGTAATTGGTTTGATTTTTGGTTTATTGCCATCTGTGAAAGCGGCAAATCTCAGTCCGATTGAAGCTTTAAGAAGAATGTAA
- a CDS encoding biotin/lipoyl-binding protein, translated as MRITKKTAKIAAVSTAGVLLLGGGIWFAAGKLKKPEIKVYSMEELSQQMWGETNSLEGAVSSNVSQEVRLMEKQLVSQVHVQEGQEVKEGDPLLTYDMTLVNIDLEMEKLNREQLKVKKKGLENELKNLKDDKKNMAVGRVYKVEFLSNIEENPEIKPEEPKPEQPETPQEQARPSGVYKRLYRDITIDNTEFPNDDAIIENAIPYSGKGTKEEPYVYVCQKGVLIQGEFLNQLAGFDVSGNRVREPYYCKLEVRSDNSFDGTLQAAMILDGSAIESAVEPSAWFRTRLGKNEWEEMLPEEDVPQGEVLPELPDGTGNEIPEEEIVGGYSKEELEKAIKEKEKEIKTTELDIKEADLKIKKVEQELQSETVTSTVNGTVKKVGDPAKGEIDGDPFIIVESSGGVYIKGVVSEALLEKVQPGQLVTGMAYESGTFFEAEVKEVSPYPASGYQSYDGRELTYYPFTAYIADSTGLKDNEMVSMDLPADEGGMSGLFIGKEYIRSKNGEDFVYKEGKNGKLEKQPIRTGQTFYGSIVEVKDGLTMEDHIAFPYGKKVKEGAKVKRASLMEENIF; from the coding sequence ATGCGAATAACGAAAAAAACAGCAAAAATTGCCGCAGTCAGTACAGCAGGTGTGCTTCTTCTTGGCGGAGGTATCTGGTTTGCGGCAGGAAAATTAAAAAAGCCGGAGATAAAAGTCTACTCCATGGAAGAATTGTCTCAGCAGATGTGGGGAGAAACCAACAGTCTGGAGGGCGCAGTTTCCTCCAACGTATCGCAGGAGGTACGTCTGATGGAGAAACAGTTAGTTTCTCAGGTTCACGTACAGGAGGGGCAGGAGGTAAAAGAAGGAGACCCCTTGCTGACCTATGACATGACTTTGGTAAATATTGATCTGGAAATGGAAAAACTGAACAGAGAGCAGCTAAAAGTCAAGAAAAAAGGTCTGGAGAATGAACTGAAAAACCTAAAGGATGATAAAAAGAATATGGCAGTAGGCAGGGTCTATAAGGTTGAATTTCTCAGCAATATAGAAGAAAATCCGGAGATAAAACCGGAGGAACCCAAACCGGAACAGCCGGAGACGCCGCAGGAGCAGGCAAGACCTTCCGGTGTTTACAAAAGACTGTATCGTGACATTACCATTGATAACACAGAATTTCCAAATGATGATGCCATTATAGAAAATGCCATTCCTTATTCGGGAAAGGGCACAAAAGAGGAGCCTTATGTGTATGTATGCCAGAAGGGCGTTCTGATACAGGGTGAATTTTTAAACCAGTTAGCAGGATTTGATGTTTCCGGAAACAGAGTGCGTGAGCCATATTATTGTAAATTAGAAGTGCGAAGTGACAACAGCTTTGACGGAACCTTACAGGCTGCTATGATTTTGGACGGAAGCGCAATAGAAAGCGCCGTGGAACCAAGTGCATGGTTCCGTACCAGATTAGGGAAAAATGAATGGGAAGAAATGCTGCCTGAGGAAGATGTTCCGCAGGGGGAAGTGCTTCCTGAGCTGCCGGACGGAACCGGAAATGAAATTCCGGAGGAGGAGATTGTAGGCGGATATTCTAAAGAGGAATTAGAAAAAGCCATTAAAGAAAAGGAAAAAGAAATCAAGACCACGGAACTGGATATAAAAGAAGCAGATTTGAAAATTAAAAAGGTAGAACAGGAGCTTCAAAGCGAGACAGTAACCAGTACGGTAAACGGTACTGTGAAAAAAGTGGGAGACCCTGCCAAGGGAGAGATAGACGGCGACCCTTTTATTATTGTTGAAAGCAGCGGAGGTGTTTACATTAAAGGCGTAGTAAGCGAAGCTTTACTGGAAAAAGTACAGCCGGGACAGCTTGTAACCGGTATGGCTTATGAGTCAGGCACATTTTTTGAAGCAGAGGTAAAAGAAGTTTCTCCTTATCCTGCCAGCGGTTATCAAAGCTATGACGGCAGAGAACTTACCTATTATCCTTTTACCGCATACATTGCAGACAGCACAGGATTAAAGGATAATGAAATGGTGAGTATGGATTTGCCCGCAGACGAAGGCGGAATGTCAGGCTTATTTATCGGTAAAGAATATATTCGAAGCAAAAACGGAGAAGACTTTGTTTATAAAGAAGGGAAAAACGGAAAGCTGGAAAAGCAGCCAATACGTACAGGACAGACCTTTTACGGTTCGATAGTAGAAGTGAAAGACGGCTTGACTATGGAAGACCATATTGCATTTCCTTATGGCAAAAAGGTAAAAGAAGGAGCAAAGGTAAAACGTGCTTCTTTGATGGAAGAAAATATATTTTAA
- a CDS encoding DegV family protein produces MMGKKKIAIITDSNSGITQKEAQQLGITVLAMPFYIDEQLFLEDITLTQEEFYKRLAEDANISTSQPSPADVMETWETLLEEYDELVHIPMSSGLSNSCQTAMVLAKEFHDRVQVVDNQRISVTQRQSVLDAMELARAGKDAAEIKEILEKEAGESSIYITLETLKYLKKGGRITPAAAALGTVLNLKPVLQIQGDKLDAFSKARGKKQAKRTMLQAMKADLEGRFKEYADRDLICLQAAYAGNEEEAMEWKKELEGQFPGMPVYMAPLSLSVACHIGQGALAVAASKKVEVE; encoded by the coding sequence ATGATGGGGAAAAAGAAAATCGCAATTATTACAGACAGCAATAGCGGTATCACTCAGAAAGAAGCACAGCAGTTAGGTATTACCGTACTGGCAATGCCATTTTATATTGATGAACAGTTGTTTTTAGAAGATATTACTTTGACGCAGGAAGAATTTTATAAACGGTTGGCAGAAGATGCAAATATTTCAACTTCTCAGCCTTCACCTGCGGATGTTATGGAAACATGGGAAACACTTTTGGAGGAATATGATGAGCTTGTACACATTCCCATGTCAAGCGGATTAAGTAACTCCTGTCAGACTGCCATGGTGCTGGCAAAGGAGTTTCATGACAGAGTACAGGTAGTGGATAATCAGCGCATCTCCGTTACCCAGCGTCAGTCGGTTTTAGATGCTATGGAACTGGCAAGGGCAGGTAAGGATGCAGCCGAGATAAAAGAAATTCTGGAGAAGGAAGCAGGAGAGTCCAGTATTTATATTACGTTGGAAACCTTAAAATACCTGAAGAAAGGCGGAAGAATTACACCGGCAGCAGCAGCTCTTGGTACTGTATTAAACTTAAAACCGGTTCTGCAAATTCAGGGAGATAAGTTAGATGCTTTTTCAAAAGCAAGAGGAAAGAAGCAGGCAAAACGTACCATGCTTCAGGCGATGAAAGCAGATTTGGAAGGCAGATTTAAAGAGTACGCAGACAGAGATTTAATTTGCTTACAGGCGGCTTATGCAGGCAATGAAGAAGAAGCTATGGAATGGAAAAAAGAGCTGGAAGGTCAGTTTCCGGGTATGCCGGTATATATGGCGCCGCTGTCTCTGAGTGTGGCATGCCATATCGGACAGGGAGCTTTAGCCGTAGCAGCATCAAAAAAAGTGGAAGTGGAGTAA
- the aspS gene encoding aspartate--tRNA ligase, whose protein sequence is MAESMKGLKRSHRCTEVTKAEIGSTVTLMGWVQKSRNKGGIVFVDLRDRSGIMQIIFENGDIDEQGFEKAGRLRSEFVIAVKGRVEARSGAVNPNLPTGEIEVRAIELRILSEAETPPFPIEENSKTRDEVRLKYRYLDLRRPDLQKNMMLRSQVSTLVRQFLAKEGFLEIETPTLIKSTPEGARDYLVPSRVHPGSFYALPQSPQIFKQLLMCSGYDRYFQIARCYRDEDLRADRQPEFTQIDMELSFVDVEDVLDVNERMLAFLFKEVLGVEVQLPIERMTWIDAMNRFGSDKPDLRFGMELTDVSEVVKDCEFAVFKGALENGGSVRGINAKGQGAMPRKKIDKLVEFAKGYGAKGLAYIAIGEDGTVKSSFAKFMKEEEMQALIQAMKGENGDLLLLAADKTKLVWDVLGALRLELAKQMDLLDKNEYRFVWITEFPLLEWSEEDERFTAMHHPFTMPMEEDLQYIDTEPGRVRAKAYDIVLNGNEIGGGSVRIFQDDVQEKMFEALGFTKEEAQKQFGFLLDAFKYGVPPHAGLAYGLDRLVMLMAKVDSIRDVIAFPKVKDASCLMSEAPDIVDEKQLEELGIAIVAQKEETTEE, encoded by the coding sequence ATGGCAGAATCAATGAAGGGGCTTAAGAGAAGCCACAGATGTACAGAAGTGACAAAGGCAGAGATTGGAAGTACCGTAACGTTAATGGGTTGGGTACAGAAAAGCCGTAATAAAGGCGGAATTGTATTCGTGGATTTACGTGACCGTTCCGGTATTATGCAGATTATTTTTGAAAATGGGGATATTGACGAGCAGGGCTTTGAAAAAGCAGGACGTTTAAGAAGTGAATTTGTAATTGCTGTTAAAGGTCGTGTGGAGGCACGTTCCGGTGCGGTAAATCCAAATCTTCCTACCGGTGAAATCGAGGTAAGAGCAATAGAACTGCGTATTTTATCCGAGGCAGAAACACCTCCGTTCCCAATCGAAGAAAACAGCAAAACAAGAGATGAGGTTCGTCTGAAATATCGTTATCTGGATTTAAGAAGACCGGATTTACAGAAAAATATGATGCTTCGCTCACAGGTCTCTACATTGGTGCGCCAGTTCCTTGCAAAGGAAGGATTTCTTGAAATCGAAACACCGACTTTGATTAAGAGTACACCGGAAGGTGCGAGAGATTATCTTGTACCAAGCCGTGTGCATCCGGGAAGCTTTTATGCCCTTCCGCAGTCACCGCAGATTTTTAAACAGCTTTTAATGTGCTCCGGATATGACCGCTATTTCCAGATTGCAAGATGTTATCGAGATGAGGACTTACGTGCAGACCGTCAGCCGGAATTTACACAGATTGATATGGAATTATCCTTTGTAGATGTGGAAGACGTATTAGATGTAAATGAAAGAATGTTGGCATTTCTGTTTAAGGAAGTATTAGGTGTAGAGGTACAGCTTCCTATTGAGAGAATGACATGGATTGACGCTATGAACCGTTTTGGTTCTGACAAACCGGATTTACGTTTTGGAATGGAGCTTACAGACGTTTCCGAAGTGGTAAAAGACTGTGAATTTGCCGTGTTTAAAGGCGCTTTGGAAAACGGCGGCAGTGTGCGTGGTATCAATGCAAAAGGACAGGGCGCTATGCCACGTAAGAAAATCGACAAGCTGGTAGAGTTTGCAAAAGGCTATGGTGCAAAAGGTCTTGCTTACATTGCTATCGGAGAAGACGGAACAGTGAAATCTTCTTTTGCCAAATTTATGAAGGAAGAAGAAATGCAGGCTTTAATTCAGGCAATGAAAGGGGAAAACGGAGACTTATTGCTCTTGGCGGCAGATAAGACAAAGCTTGTCTGGGATGTGCTTGGAGCGCTTCGTCTGGAACTGGCAAAACAGATGGATTTACTGGATAAAAACGAATATCGTTTTGTATGGATTACAGAATTCCCTCTTTTAGAGTGGTCTGAAGAAGATGAAAGATTTACGGCTATGCACCATCCGTTTACTATGCCAATGGAAGAAGATTTACAGTACATTGACACAGAGCCGGGCAGGGTTCGTGCAAAAGCTTATGATATTGTATTAAACGGAAATGAAATCGGCGGAGGTTCTGTACGAATTTTCCAAGATGACGTGCAGGAAAAAATGTTTGAAGCTTTAGGCTTTACAAAAGAAGAAGCACAGAAACAGTTTGGTTTCCTTTTAGATGCTTTCAAATACGGTGTACCGCCTCACGCAGGTCTTGCTTACGGCTTGGACCGTCTGGTTATGCTCATGGCAAAGGTAGACTCTATCCGTGACGTAATTGCCTTTCCAAAGGTAAAAGACGCTTCCTGTCTTATGTCAGAAGCGCCTGATATCGTAGACGAAAAACAGTTGGAAGAACTGGGAATTGCCATTGTGGCACAAAAAGAAGAAACAACAGAAGAATAG
- the argS gene encoding arginine--tRNA ligase, which yields MKKIIEKIEEAVKEAFAASEYDEKFAKVTVSNRPDLCEYQCNGAMAAAKTYKKAPIMIANSVVEKLQDNEIFESAEAVNPGFINLKLNKEFLSGYLNDMLADEKLSVEEAKNPKTIVIDYGGPNVAKPLHVGHLRSAIIGESIKRMGRFLGHKVIGDVHLGDWGLQMGLIITELSKRQPDLVYFDENYEGEYPKEAPFTVSELEEIYPTASGKSKEDEAYKNEALEATLQLQKGRRGYRALWQHIMEVSVTDLKKNYAKLKVDFDLWKGEADADAYIPAMVDYLKENGYAYLDQGALVVDVKEETDTKEIPPCMILKSDGASLYNTTDLATIVQRMEDYKPDEIIYVVDKRQELHFVQVFRCAKKAKLVDENTQLSFVGFGTMNGKDGKPFKTREGGVMRLERLIAEINEEMFKKITENRSVKDENAEKTAQMVGLSAIKYGDLSNQASKDYVFDIERFTSFEGNTGPYILYTIVRIKSILSRYAESGKNIDKKAMKAAVNDSEKALMLELSRFNSIIAPAFEEKAPHRICSYIYDLANAFNSFYHETKILSEEDEDKKASWICLLTLTEKVLETCIDLLGFDAPDRM from the coding sequence ATGAAGAAAATTATAGAAAAAATTGAGGAAGCAGTAAAAGAAGCATTTGCAGCTTCAGAGTATGACGAAAAATTTGCAAAAGTGACAGTGTCAAATCGTCCTGATTTATGTGAATATCAGTGTAACGGTGCTATGGCGGCAGCAAAGACTTATAAGAAAGCGCCGATTATGATTGCAAACAGCGTAGTGGAAAAATTGCAGGATAATGAAATATTTGAAAGTGCAGAGGCAGTTAATCCTGGTTTTATCAATCTTAAATTAAACAAAGAATTTCTGTCAGGATACTTAAACGATATGTTGGCAGACGAAAAGCTTTCCGTAGAGGAAGCCAAAAATCCAAAAACAATCGTCATTGACTACGGCGGACCGAACGTTGCGAAGCCTCTCCATGTAGGACATTTACGTTCTGCAATTATTGGAGAAAGCATTAAGAGAATGGGACGCTTCTTAGGGCATAAAGTGATTGGCGATGTGCACTTGGGTGACTGGGGACTTCAGATGGGCTTGATTATTACAGAACTCTCCAAAAGACAGCCGGATTTAGTGTACTTTGATGAGAATTATGAAGGCGAGTATCCAAAAGAAGCTCCGTTTACCGTAAGTGAATTGGAAGAAATTTATCCTACTGCCAGCGGTAAATCAAAAGAAGATGAAGCATATAAAAATGAAGCCTTGGAGGCAACTCTTCAGCTTCAGAAGGGAAGAAGAGGTTACCGTGCTTTATGGCAGCATATTATGGAGGTCTCTGTCACAGACTTAAAGAAAAACTATGCCAAATTAAAAGTAGATTTTGATTTATGGAAAGGTGAAGCGGATGCAGACGCCTACATTCCTGCTATGGTGGATTATTTAAAAGAGAACGGTTACGCCTATCTGGATCAGGGTGCTCTTGTAGTGGATGTAAAAGAAGAAACCGATACAAAAGAAATTCCGCCGTGTATGATTTTGAAATCAGATGGGGCTTCTCTGTATAATACAACTGATTTGGCAACCATTGTACAGCGTATGGAAGATTACAAGCCTGATGAGATTATTTATGTGGTTGACAAACGTCAGGAGTTGCACTTTGTTCAGGTGTTCCGTTGTGCAAAGAAAGCAAAACTGGTAGATGAAAATACACAGTTATCCTTTGTCGGTTTTGGTACCATGAACGGAAAAGACGGAAAACCGTTTAAGACAAGAGAAGGCGGTGTTATGCGATTAGAACGTCTGATTGCAGAAATCAATGAGGAAATGTTCAAGAAAATCACAGAAAACCGCAGTGTAAAAGACGAAAACGCAGAAAAGACAGCACAGATGGTTGGATTATCTGCAATTAAATACGGCGATTTATCCAATCAGGCATCTAAGGATTATGTATTTGATATTGAACGCTTTACTTCCTTTGAAGGGAATACAGGTCCGTATATTTTATACACCATTGTTCGTATTAAATCTATTTTAAGCCGTTATGCAGAAAGCGGAAAAAATATAGACAAAAAAGCAATGAAAGCTGCTGTAAATGACAGTGAAAAGGCGCTGATGTTAGAATTGTCTCGCTTTAATTCTATTATTGCACCTGCATTTGAGGAAAAAGCACCTCATAGAATTTGTTCTTATATTTATGACTTGGCAAATGCTTTTAACAGCTTTTATCATGAAACAAAGATTTTATCAGAAGAAGATGAAGATAAGAAAGCATCTTGGATTTGTTTGTTAACATTGACAGAAAAAGTATTAGAAACCTGTATTGATTTACTGGGATTTGATGCACCGGATAGAATGTAA
- a CDS encoding efflux RND transporter periplasmic adaptor subunit — MQKKQKIIIGACTVLCIGVIGAGIFFVQHKDKGNKEELAYVMSVSSMNDMAGTQKLAGVVESQKTLDIQKDAEREVKEILVKTGDEVDVGTPLFTYDTEKLEADLQQANLDLERADNDMKNQKDQIAQLEKEKKKAPEKEQLSYTTQIQSAQMDLKKSEYEKKAKEVEINRIKSQIENSTVTSEMKGVVKSVNNSQNGESINPYDGSSQAFMTILATGEYRIKGKVNEQNITQIVEGAPAIIRSRVDENAVWKGTYTAVDTKNPNNNTENMMYGGNEDRQMTSTSYPFYVELESSEGLLLGQHVYIEQDTGLEEREEGIWLDEAFIADVDKKPYVWVESKKGTLEKRTVVLGIHDENMLQYKIESGLKSSDYVAYPQEFFKEGVKTTHEMVEDIMGMPEDDGAMPEGEMMPEGEAVPEEEMIPEEETIPEEGEGEAVTPEGAVPEGEITVE, encoded by the coding sequence ATGCAGAAAAAACAAAAAATAATCATCGGAGCCTGTACTGTACTGTGTATAGGAGTAATTGGAGCAGGGATTTTCTTTGTACAGCATAAGGATAAAGGAAATAAAGAGGAGCTTGCTTATGTCATGAGTGTTTCGTCCATGAATGATATGGCAGGCACGCAGAAGCTGGCAGGTGTAGTCGAGTCTCAGAAAACCTTAGATATTCAAAAAGACGCAGAACGAGAAGTAAAAGAAATTTTGGTGAAAACAGGAGATGAGGTGGATGTAGGGACACCTTTATTTACTTATGACACAGAAAAACTAGAAGCAGATTTACAGCAGGCAAATCTGGATTTGGAAAGAGCAGATAATGATATGAAAAATCAGAAGGACCAGATTGCCCAGCTGGAGAAAGAGAAGAAAAAAGCACCGGAAAAGGAGCAGCTTTCTTATACCACCCAGATACAGTCTGCTCAAATGGATTTAAAGAAAAGTGAGTATGAGAAGAAGGCAAAAGAAGTAGAGATTAATCGTATAAAAAGTCAGATTGAAAATTCTACGGTTACCAGTGAAATGAAGGGCGTGGTAAAATCTGTGAATAATTCTCAAAACGGAGAAAGTATCAATCCTTATGACGGTTCTTCACAGGCATTTATGACGATTTTGGCAACAGGAGAATACCGTATTAAAGGAAAAGTAAATGAGCAGAATATTACGCAGATTGTAGAGGGAGCTCCGGCAATTATTCGTTCCAGAGTAGATGAAAATGCCGTATGGAAGGGAACTTATACGGCAGTAGATACAAAAAATCCAAACAATAATACCGAGAATATGATGTATGGTGGCAATGAGGACCGGCAGATGACCTCCACTTCCTATCCTTTTTATGTGGAACTGGAGTCTTCGGAAGGATTGCTGTTAGGGCAGCACGTATATATTGAACAGGATACGGGATTAGAAGAAAGAGAAGAGGGAATTTGGCTGGATGAGGCATTTATCGCAGATGTGGATAAAAAACCTTATGTATGGGTAGAGTCGAAAAAAGGTACGCTGGAGAAAAGGACAGTGGTACTCGGAATACATGATGAAAATATGCTTCAGTATAAAATCGAAAGCGGATTAAAATCTTCCGACTATGTGGCTTACCCTCAGGAGTTCTTTAAAGAAGGCGTAAAGACTACGCATGAAATGGTGGAGGACATAATGGGAATGCCGGAAGACGACGGAGCAATGCCGGAAGGCGAAATGATGCCGGAGGGAGAAGCCGTTCCTGAGGAAGAGATGATACCGGAGGAAGAAACCATACCAGAAGAAGGTGAAGGAGAAGCTGTGACACCGGAAGGAGCAGTGCCGGAAGGTGAAATAACTGTGGAGTAA